The Streptomyces kanamyceticus genome window below encodes:
- a CDS encoding DUF3631 domain-containing protein, translating to MPGAHLRSEGDEETEADRSDCSHDAEEQAPSGPGEVPGIEPEATEGAQLLNDLRAQLTRYVVMPSEEALTAVTLWIAATHLQRAWQHAPRLAVVGPAKRCGKSRLLDMVTETVHHRLITMNASPAAIFRSITDEDPPTLLLDEADTLFGTAKAAEKNEELRGLLNAGHQRNRPTLRVTGPEHKPVAFPTFAMAALAGIGDLPDTIMDRSVVIRMRRRAAGEKVASFRVGRDTPALNAIRDQLAAWLTPLYERAVDLEPSMPVEDRAADTWEPLVIVADLAGGDWPALARAACRSMAAYEAGQDEDSGLKTRVLTDIRRAFVFHGDPPALRTRTLLDCLNEDAEAPWAEYGATGLTARGLQELLKDYGISSSTRRFPDSAQAKGFARNQFLDAWARYCPQPEAPAALGPGTAA from the coding sequence ATGCCGGGTGCGCACCTGCGCAGCGAGGGAGACGAGGAGACGGAGGCCGACCGGAGTGATTGCTCCCACGACGCCGAGGAGCAGGCCCCGAGTGGACCCGGGGAAGTACCCGGTATAGAGCCGGAGGCGACCGAGGGCGCGCAGCTGCTGAATGATCTGCGGGCGCAGCTCACGCGGTACGTCGTCATGCCCAGCGAGGAGGCCCTCACGGCGGTGACGCTGTGGATCGCGGCCACGCACCTGCAGCGTGCCTGGCAGCACGCGCCTCGTCTGGCGGTGGTCGGCCCGGCCAAGCGCTGCGGTAAGTCACGGCTGCTGGACATGGTGACCGAGACCGTGCACCACCGGCTGATCACGATGAACGCCAGCCCTGCGGCGATCTTCCGCTCGATCACCGACGAGGATCCGCCAACACTCCTGCTGGACGAGGCCGACACTCTTTTCGGCACCGCCAAGGCGGCAGAGAAGAACGAGGAGCTGCGCGGCCTGCTCAACGCCGGACACCAACGCAATCGGCCCACGCTGCGGGTCACCGGTCCCGAGCACAAGCCGGTGGCGTTCCCCACCTTCGCCATGGCCGCGCTCGCGGGGATCGGTGACCTGCCGGACACGATCATGGACCGGTCCGTGGTCATCCGGATGCGCCGCAGGGCAGCGGGCGAGAAGGTGGCCTCCTTCCGCGTCGGACGCGACACCCCCGCCCTGAACGCGATCCGCGATCAGCTCGCGGCCTGGCTGACGCCGCTGTACGAGCGGGCAGTGGACCTGGAGCCGTCCATGCCGGTCGAGGACCGTGCGGCCGACACCTGGGAACCACTGGTGATCGTGGCCGACCTCGCCGGAGGCGACTGGCCCGCACTCGCCCGCGCCGCCTGCCGCTCCATGGCCGCGTACGAGGCTGGGCAGGACGAGGACAGCGGCCTGAAGACCCGCGTCCTCACCGACATCCGCCGGGCTTTCGTTTTCCACGGCGACCCGCCTGCCCTGCGGACCCGCACCCTGCTCGACTGCCTCAACGAGGATGCCGAAGCGCCGTGGGCCGAGTACGGCGCCACGGGGCTGACCGCGCGGGGTCTGCAGGAGCTGCTGAAGGACTACGGCATCAGCTCCAGCACGCGCCGATTCCCCGACAGTGCCCAGGCCAAGGGCTTCGCGCGCAACCAATTCCTCGATGCCTGGGCCCGCTACTGCCCGCAGCCCGAGGCCCCGGCCGCGCTTGGCCCCGGCACCGCAGCCTGA
- a CDS encoding DUF2637 domain-containing protein: protein MTSPTAISSTAAIRAGIALLAAFAFALSYDALRQMAVAIHIRGPLTYAFPLVIDGFIAIGVGALLMLRTAPTRSRVYVWALVGTATLTSIGANALHAVRLNQQTHPGGGLRLDDLTVGALSAIAPLALAGAVHLYIVVHRHPAPRPQEPNATERHNLADMARDAANVASGTTEAAKEPQPSAEPQDHKLNELSPERLALARTAPLGRKGRASRRHIEDTFRSQDLTIGRMEADKIKDALQTELDAAVSQRQRELDAVPVGAT, encoded by the coding sequence TTGACCTCTCCCACCGCCATATCGAGTACCGCTGCGATCCGCGCGGGCATCGCCCTGCTCGCCGCCTTTGCCTTCGCGCTCTCCTACGACGCCCTGCGTCAGATGGCCGTCGCCATCCACATCCGCGGACCGCTCACCTACGCCTTCCCTCTCGTCATCGACGGCTTCATCGCCATCGGCGTCGGCGCTCTGCTTATGCTCCGCACCGCCCCGACGCGCTCCCGCGTGTACGTGTGGGCACTCGTCGGCACGGCCACCCTGACGAGCATCGGGGCCAACGCCCTGCACGCCGTCCGCCTCAACCAGCAGACCCACCCAGGCGGCGGCCTACGGCTCGACGACCTCACCGTCGGCGCCCTGTCCGCCATCGCCCCACTGGCCCTGGCCGGAGCTGTTCACCTCTACATCGTCGTCCACCGCCACCCCGCTCCTCGACCGCAGGAGCCCAATGCCACAGAGCGCCACAACCTCGCCGACATGGCGCGCGATGCCGCCAACGTGGCTTCGGGCACCACCGAAGCGGCCAAGGAGCCGCAACCCTCCGCCGAACCGCAAGACCACAAGCTCAACGAGCTCTCCCCCGAACGGCTCGCCCTCGCGCGCACCGCGCCACTGGGGCGAAAGGGTCGTGCCTCGCGCCGCCACATCGAGGACACGTTCCGCAGCCAGGACCTCACCATCGGCCGGATGGAAGCGGACAAGATCAAGGACGCCCTTCAGACCGAACTCGACGCAGCCGTCTCCCAGCGGCAGAGGGAACTCGACGCGGTACCTGTCGGCGCCACCTGA
- a CDS encoding plasmid mobilization relaxosome protein MobC, which yields MLNQHHELPTPQREMATGLNSAARYAAGPSKDRSHGEASAPGVAEALGHQGVPEEEHAVGISADTAAAVPLPRAADEAALHRVARRRKPDPNGQRKKRVDARYSVEEKADILAKARSLNISGAHYVAIVTLAHVHGDLTVPGQRSPLDDYIDELNALRQQVAAIGHNVNQITKKLNSGGQPHPGDSALLAQTDRTLNAVGATVGHIAAAANQAVSHKAAR from the coding sequence ATGCTCAACCAGCACCACGAACTCCCCACCCCTCAGCGGGAGATGGCTACCGGCCTCAACAGCGCAGCAAGGTATGCCGCTGGACCGTCCAAGGACCGGTCCCACGGGGAAGCCTCCGCCCCGGGGGTGGCGGAGGCACTCGGGCACCAGGGGGTGCCCGAGGAGGAACATGCCGTCGGCATCAGCGCCGACACCGCTGCTGCTGTGCCGCTGCCGCGTGCCGCCGACGAAGCCGCCCTCCACCGAGTCGCCCGCCGCCGCAAGCCCGACCCCAACGGCCAGCGCAAGAAGCGTGTCGATGCCCGGTACAGCGTCGAGGAGAAGGCCGACATCCTTGCCAAAGCTCGGTCGCTGAACATCAGCGGTGCCCACTACGTCGCCATCGTCACCCTGGCCCACGTCCACGGCGACCTCACCGTGCCCGGCCAACGCTCGCCACTCGACGACTACATCGACGAACTCAACGCCCTGCGCCAGCAGGTTGCGGCCATCGGCCACAACGTCAACCAGATCACCAAGAAGCTCAACTCCGGCGGCCAACCTCACCCCGGAGACAGCGCCCTGCTGGCCCAGACCGACCGCACCCTGAACGCCGTCGGCGCGACTGTGGGCCACATCGCGGCAGCCGCCAACCAGGCCGTCAGCCACAAGGCGGCCCGATGA